The following coding sequences are from one Vitis riparia cultivar Riparia Gloire de Montpellier isolate 1030 unplaced genomic scaffold, EGFV_Vit.rip_1.0 scaffold736_pilon_pilon, whole genome shotgun sequence window:
- the LOC117910423 gene encoding putative UPF0481 protein At3g02645, with protein MTSNSNPSFDELRWVIEIRRTLDEELEEDSEVPVNIYNVPKTLMAAKPDCYVPQEVALGPYHHWQPELYEMERYKLAAAKRTQKHLQRVKFESLVDQLTKHEPRIRACYHRFLEFNGDTLAWMMAIDASFLLEFLQVYSIKAGWLLTRVSSRMSHLVDYAGTKSAHNAILRDMVMVENQIPLFVLRKVLEFQFPTLDQADDMLRSMLAGFGEDLCPFRMKEDLTQIHVEEQAHLLDFLYHIIVPRSKEPSEIIEVENEDESKEGKEGSFGDSSYVQQLFQIIWNLLSTSNQGPISLLKRLLFSDPVKVILKLPWKIISNLPGFSVLKRPVEYIFFSQKKEENNPENGNSNSNSNIIKPPLIEEIAIPSVSELYKSGVRFLPANGSISSITFDAKTATLYLPTVSLDVNTEVTLRNLVAYEASNASGPLVMTRYTELMNGIIDTEEDAKILRERGIILNRLKSDEEVANLWNGMSKSIRLTKVPFLDKVIEDVNNYHTGIWKIKAGKFMKRYVIGSWQLLTFVATVLIFLLMTLQAFCSVYNCPRMFRVTTDL; from the coding sequence ATGACCTCCAACTCTAACCCAAGCTTTGATGAGCTCAGGTGGGTGATTGAGATACGTAGGACTCTAGATGAAGAGCTTGAAGAAGATAGTGAAGTCCCCGTGAACATCTACAATGTGCCCAAAACCCTAATGGCTGCTAAGCCGGATTGCTACGTTCCTCAAGAAGTTGCACTGGGGCCTTATCATCATTGGCAGCCGGAGCTCTATGAGATGGAGAGGTATAAGCTTGCAGCAGCGAAAAGAACTCAAAAGCATCTCCAAAGAGTGAAGTTTGAAAGCCTTGTTGATCAGTTGACCAAGCATGAGCCAAGGATTCGAGCTTGCTACCACAGGTTCTTGGAGTTCAATGGTGATACCTTAGCGTGGATGATGGCTATTGATGCCTCTTTCTTGCTTGAGTTCCTTCAAGTCTATTCCATCAAGGCGGGTTGGTTGCTGACCAGGGTTTCCTCCAGGATGTCACACCTAGTTGATTATGCCGGGACCAAATCAGCTCATAATGCGATTCTTAGAGACATGGTGATGGTTGAGAatcaaattccattgtttgtaCTGAGGAAAGTGTTAGAATTTCAGTTCCCGACTTTAGATCAAGCTGATGATATGTTGCGTTCAATGTTAGCCGGGTTTGGTGAAGATCTTTGTCCGTTTCGGATGAAGGAGGACTTGACCCAGATCCACGTTGAGGAGCAAGCCCACCTGCTGGACTTTCTCTACCATATCATCGTGCCAAGATCAAAAGAACCATCTGAAATAATTGAAGTAGAGAACGAAGATGAATCAAAGGAGGGCAAAGAAGGATCTTTTGGCGACTCCAGTTATGTGCAACAGCTATTTCAGATAATTTGGAATCTGCTCTCAACATCGAATCAAGGCCCAATAAGTCTTCTCAAGAGACTTTTATTTTCCGATCCAGTAAAAGTCATACTGAAATTGCCTTGGAAAATCATCTCCAATCTCCCCGGGTTTTCCGTCTTGAAACGACCTGTCGAATATATCttcttttcccaaaaaaaagaagaaaacaatccCGAAAACGGGAACTCCAACTCCAACAGTAACATCATCAAACCTCCGCTGATAGAGGAAATTGCCATCCCTTCAGTGTCGGAGCTCTATAAATCCGGTGTCCGCTTCTTACCTGCTAATGGTAGCATCTCATCCATCACTTTCGATGCTAAGACGGCCACTCTTTACCTCCCTACTGTTAGTTTAGACGTAAACACAGAGGTCACTTTGAGAAACTTGGTTGCATATGAAGCATCAAATGCATCAGGGCCACTGGTTATGACTCGGTACACTGAACTAATGAATGGGATAATTGATACCGAGGAAGATGCCAAGATTCTGAGAGAAAGAGGTATTATTTTGAACCGATTGAAGAGTGATGAAGAGGTGGCCAACCTGTGGAATGGGATGAGCAAGTCCATAAGGTTGACAAAGGTGCCCTTCTTAGATAAGGTGATTGAAGATGTGAACAACTATCACACTGGCATATGGAAGATTAAGGCCGGAAAGTTTATGAAGCGTTACGTGATTGGTTCATGGCAGCTCCTAACGTTTGTCGCCACCGTTTTGATCTTCTTGTTAATGACATTGCAAGCATTTTGCTCTGTTTATAATTGTCCTCGAATGTTTCGTGTCACCACCGATCTGTAA